CAAGACACTATTCAACCCCACCTCCCTCTAGTGTTTAAGTGGTGTGCAAAAATAGCACAAGCATATAGAAAAAATATAGGTTTGAGTAGCAGTAGTAGAAGTTTTGTTTTAGAAGCTGAAAAAAATAGTCTTCCTATGTAAGCATTTTTAGAACTTTAGTCAAACACAAAATTACTGCTCTAatattgaaaaaatatttttcaaattgattagccaaatATCTATTGTTCCCTAATGATAACCTTGTGCATTCATTCCTAAGATTCAACTTCACTGTGTACCACTCAGGTGTAGGATTTTAATCTCAGTAAATGCCCTTTCTTCATCGAAAATTAACAAAAATTTATGTCGAAGCAGCATGTATATGTTAACATGAATTTCTTTAGAGGCAAGTATTTGGGTCAAAGGCTGAAAGCAGGCaaataagagcctgtttggatgggcttttatgctgcaaacagcttataagctaaaaaaaataagttgagatagtctaacttttttttttggcttataagctattttagataagctaagtcaaatgggctcaattatttttttgagtttattttaagcacaaaatgacgtTAAGCTGGCCAggcaaacactcaaaaaaattgaaaacaaccTATAAGCaattataagcaacttataagccaatccaaacgggctctaaatggGACCAGTAATTACTTAACTGCATCTTGCAAAAGCCCACATAGAAACATGGGCCTAAGAGGCTTGTAGACGCTGTAGCAGGCTAATCTCAACGGCTAGTTTCTGTAGCATTGCTCTAACGGTCGCATTGTTTGCCCCTTTTCtcctataaaaatattatattatctTCACCTCATTTACAATACCTTTCTAATACTCAATACAACCAGCAATAAGGAAAGCCAACTTTCGGCCACCCGGAATCAATAATCTGCAATTTTCTTGATCAAAACAATTGCATTAATGGAGACTCCAACATCAACAAGAAGAGTAACAAGATCACAAATCCTTGCTGCTTCTAACAGTACTAACAACACTTCTATGTCAAGTGAGTTCATCTAATTTTCTTGTATAACaaagtttcttgaactttctgtCTCTTCCAAtattaatatctttttttttttttttaattattattatttctttccTTCTCTTGTTCAGAGATAAATAAAGAAACTGAAAAGAAAGAAGTGACCAAGAAATCAGCTCTCCTTGATATAACAAATGGCTCACCTATTGTTGGGCTAGCCACTGGAATTTTGGAGACCCCATCATCTGCAGTGTCCAGGAGTACTCAAAGGAAAAAATGTTGTACTCCAGGATCAGGGGAAGCATTGTTGAGAGGTCAAGTGAAGAACTTGTTGCAAATGGTTGAAGAAGAAGCTGAAATCTCCAAAATCTCATTGGAAAAAAGGCCTAATTTCTTTCATGTCCATGGCATTGTTAATTCTCCAATGAATCTTCTTGCTCCAACTCCTGCAAATACACCTCTCATGGATCTCTTTGCCAATGAGGTGCTGCCACCTGTCACGGCATCCCCTGTAGAAGACAAGTTTGTCATCTCTCAGGTATAAGAAATAGTGTTTACCTGATTTCGGTTCTGGCTTTGAAAAAGAACACAACCGTCCTGGACTTTGAAACTTAACATTATCCTGAAATTTTACTTGTAATTTTAAAACTCCACGACAGTGCCTATTTTACAACTATCTATTGTTTTGATAACCAAAATGAATTTTTACCTACTATCTGTTACACTTTTTTAATGTCAAAAATGATAGCAAAAACTGAAGGATTGACCCCTTGAACATTCACTCCCATTCTTTTGATGATAAAAGGGAGGAGTAAACAGAATGAAGGGTGATATTTTCTTCAGTTACCTTGATTTTTTGTTTGATATGAGTATTAAACATTTGAACTAATATCTCTTATGTATATTGCAGATATTGAATAAGATGATGTTTGAGGGGAAGAAGCAAGAGAGTGTTGAATCTGAGACTAGTAGTAATATTACAAGGTCTCTATTGCTGGATTTTTCTGACAAGTCAGAATCATCAGTTTGTTCCTCTATTTTCACATACCAAGCAAACGAAGAAGAATGTGATGACAAGTATGAAGAAATTGGTGAAGATGGAGGAGTAGCAGTTGATGAACTATGTGAagcaattagcaatatcaatgttaATGGCGGAGGACAGAAATTTGCTGGCAAGCGCACCAAGTTTGTGTACAATAGTGATGATGAATTTGAAGGAGTGGAGGAGTTTTCAGCTTCACCAGGTGTGTTGCAATATGAAGGGATTGCCTACTCCTAAAGGAAAGCACTTGCGTTTCCCTGAAGAAAACTGAATGATTTTTTTGTTTACTTTTTGCTGTTATGGTTTCTTTGAAAACACCAACAGCTAAGGTGTTCCATTATTACATTGATTCTGTAAGTTTTGGTTCATATTTCATTTGGACCATTGAAATAATTCAAATATGATATCTTTCCAGAATATCTCTCTCAAATTCCATGTTTGTATCTTCCTGAAACTGCGTTTGGAAGAAAGGAAACTGCTTCATGAAAACTCTACTAAACTAAAGTGTGTTAAGAAGACCATAAAATGTTCCTTTTTTGACAAATATGCTTTGCAGGAAGTTTGCCAAACGTGTGCTTAACAAAGTGTGTAAGTTGTTAAAGTGTTTTTCTTTAAAGATTTACAAAGTTAATATTTAAGCAAGTAACTTGGAGAAAGTTTAAGATTCTCTATTGAGCTGAGCAAGTAAAATTCTACCTTCATTCCTTATAGACTCATCATTAATCAGACGAGTAAAGAATGTTGCCTGAAACATTGTTTCATTTAAGAATGGACGACAACAGAAGAAGGGAGATACAATTCTGAGATGAAGAAAGTTAAAGTAGTTTTATGAGTTCTTTGTTCCTTTGTTTCTAATAACCTTGAAAGCGCCATCTAGAGTTTGTTTGCCCCATGAACAAGCAGGGGTAAAAAATTTAAGATCACCCATTTTCCGAGGTAATGGGTGTAATATCTTGAACCTACTCCAATTGGCAGTAGTAAATTCTTCCAGCTAAGGCATGCATTTCCAATTTCATCTGTTCACTCTTGACCATCTAATCATAAAAAAATGCATTAAAACAAAATCAATACTAGCCCAAAATGTATCAAAGAACTGAAATATTAGCCCAAAATCATCATTTTGTTCATTTCATTAAGAGCCAATCCGTCTCCATTGTATGCGTACAACTGTCATTCCTGCTAGTAGAATTACATCATATGAATTGAACTGCTTCACCAATACACAATCAAGCTAGATTGACCTTTTATTACCAAAGTTGCATTGTTGAAGTATGAATAAGACGAATCTCCAAGCTGCAAATTAACACGGAAACTCGAAGATCACACATCGAGCCTAAATCCGATTCATCCATCTCTAGATTAAAAAAACCATTCTTTGCAACCCACATCTTAATCTGCTGACACCCCATTCAAATTTAACACATGGTTTGTAGTTGTTCTTGTGTAGGAATGACTCCAAGCGTAttaagcttcttttttttttttttttttttttgaatcagtTAACATAGGAATAAGCTTCTTTTTAGAAGAGTTCCGTACAATGAAGTGGAAAATAGGCAGCAAAAACTCGAGGAGAAAAAAATGAGAAGACACCAATACCGACAGCTGCCATAATTGCAGAGGATGATGGACCAACCCGCATAGTCATGGCATGCGTTTAATTATTATCTATATAAACCCTGACTCTTCGCCTATCTACAGGTCCTTGTCGATTTCGATCCATGTACCATGGCATTCGATTCCTCTCAAGTGATATCTTTACTGTTTCCTTATTCTCTTCTCGTCTTCCCAACTGTTTTCTCGTAGAATGCCATGGTTCAGAGGATCTTGATTTATGATATCTATCTGCTTCATAGGATAGTGGCCGGAGATCTAGTAAATCCTCCTCCGGAACATATCCAATTCGTCTTCTAGATTCATCCATTCTCCTAAATGTAATTGATATTCTGTGCATTGTAAAAGGTTACTGAGATGTTGCCGTCTTAAGCGAATAGTTGACAGAAGATTAACCAACAAAGAAATTAAAGTCAGTATATACCTTTTAGTAGGAACAGCTGGCACACAGTGTTTAGCGACATCTGCTCCATTCCCATTCAAGACAAGTACAGACCTGGAGGAAAGTTATATCACAATTAATAGTCTTTGAAATCATGCAAAGACAAAGGTAAAACTCGGTAGACTTACCCCATTGGCAAGGGAATTGCAAATGCACCGGCAAATTCACCAGGACCTACAGTTTTCAAGTTTGATCCAAACAATATATTACACTCGCTGAGGAAAGAAACAGTACAAAATGGACGAACAAAATCATGACTGTCGATATGAGGTGGTATGCAATCGCCCTCTTCATATATATTTACAATACAGCTGTCTGGAACACAATCTGGAGGCAACACATGCCATTTTACAAGCCTTCTAATCATGTTCTTAAGAAGATCAGGCAATGGATCAACAGTTTCACTCTTGAGAATCCCTGGGGGGTTGCCTTTCCTATCCTgccataaaagaaaaaaagaaaaaatcaatTATCGTCATACCTCTACATTCCCCTTTTTTTAAGTGATTCACTCATATCTGTTACAGCCTTATTTAATAAGGTCAAAAATAGAGCGAAAAAGGTAAAGCATACAGGCCATAATTCTGAGCCTATCCACTTTTTTCCTTCCCTCTCCCCCTCCACTTGGAGCTGGGGGAGGGAGAGATTAGGATAATTTCAAGATTGTCGAAGACTTACTGTTGCATAGTTGTAACAACAACAAAATTGGATTGTCACACGTCCCTTGCCCTTCATCCATTTCTTTGGTGCTGTACAAGTTCGCTCTAAAAGAATCAAAACAGGCAGGTTAATGCATGCCAGTGCATGAGATTAATAACTGAAGTACAAAACGTATGGGCATGGAAACATAAGGAGGAAAAAGTTGAACCTCATCAATCTGATTGAAGAGGAAAAAAAAGTACCCAAAAATCATTATGATAAATCATCAGAAGCGGAATTAAGATTCAGAAGTGAAATTTGAGGCGTAGACAGAGCATAAATCATTTGTGCAAAATTCACGAGCCTAAACAAAGTAACCACACAGTTCAAGTCTTCCTAAAATTTATGCCTCaaatttttatttgattttatttccTATATTCATGCTCAACAACATTCTGGATTAGCTTATCTGGTATCTTTTCAATCAGGGAGCACTTTCTAAGGTTTAACAAGAAAAACTACTACGCCATTTTCATACCTAGGTCAAATCGAAAAAAGCATGAGCAAGTTTCTCTGGTTCATCATAAAGCACCTGAATGCGACCGTAAAAATGATTCGCAGAATTAATAAGGAAAAACTAACCTTTTAATTGTCCACACTTCTCCATCTCCTCAAGTTTCTCGACAAATTTAACTATCCTATTTTGCTCAGCCGTGCTGAAGACACCAGTATGTAGCTCCAAGCCGTCGAGTGCATTCACAATTTTCCCATTAACCCTCTCCAAACAAATGAAATCCTTTTTCCTCTTCACATTACAAAACCGGATGTGCTCTCTATGCTCCCTTGACAAGTTCGTTATTGGCTTAGTCTCCTGTATAGAAGTTTCCTCTTTGTTCACACCATTCCAATTACTTAACTGGCTACTCGACTGACTAATCTCCTCAGCATCAAGGTCATCCTCCTGATCCATATCTGCCCATGACATTTTCATGCTCGGGCTTGCTGCAGGTCTGGATGAGCTGAATGTTTTACTTCTCGATGCCTCTTTAACAGGTCTTGATGAGTGATCGTCACCACCAACATAACTATCTGATTTGTTCCTGCGCGCCAATGCCTCATCAAAAGGCTCCTGCCGATTTGCCCCGTCTTCCCAACTACCCAATGAGTTTGTATCTGCAGTATCATTTAAGTCAGCACAATCTTTCCAACTGCCAAGTGAGCGATCTTCACCACCTACATAACTATCTGATTTGTTCCTCGGCGCAAATGCCTCATCAAAAGGCTCTTGCACATCTGCCTCATCTTTCCAACTTCCCAATGAGTTTGTATCTGTAGTATCATTTAACTCAGCACAATCTTTCCAACTCCCAAGCGAATTTTTGTCACAATTGTCAAGATTTCCATTACAGCCATTTGAATAAGGAAGTTCTGGAGTCAAAACTGTGAAATTCTCTTGTTGCTTCAATTGTTCTGCATCACCAACAGGTTCTGCAGTCGTACCAACGAACTCTCTGATTCTTTATCATAATCCACAACATAGCAATGAAAAGATAATTCGCTATACCACATCATAATCCACCTAAGAAACTTCTAGCTTTCACAATATATCAACACATTATTCACTATGTTGAGCCAACATGCGGATTCATATGACGTCCCACATGGACATCCAAATTGGTTGGTAAAGGGTGTTGGTCTCCACATATTGTGTTGAGTTCTTCAATTAGATGTGCAAGTTCTTTCATATAGTATCATAGCCAACATTAGTTACTCATGCTTCCACACCCAGTCCCCACTAAAGTCCTGAACTGAAACAGGGTTATACATGCAAGAAAGCATTATATTATATCATGTCTCACGTAGGTATATAAAGACATTACGATGAATTTATAAAGACATTGAACTACTTCACCCATTGACTAGAACACTCTAGGGCTACAAAGATACTTACTAAATCATTACCACTACATAAATCTTGGTTGAATCTTTAGGCATAAATCTAGGTTGAATCTTTAGGGTGTGTCTAgtatggaaaatgttttccaattttcccatgtCTGGTCggtcaaaatattttgaaaaacattttctccaGAAAAAAAAGTTCctcaaaaatgaggaaaatgaattCCCTAATGAAAGTAGGGAAAGCAAGTTATAAGTGATTTGCAAGTTTGTCTCCTCCCCGCCCACCCAATGCCCTACCCCTTGACCATGCCACTCCATCCCACCCCGtagtgttttgctagattacTTATAAATGCTCGTAGTATAATAGGAGTATTTGTTTTTGCTAACTTACCAAAAGTAAGAAGCTCATTGGTTTTCCAAgagaacattttccttcataccaaacacacccttaccctctgtttggatggttgtttcctatggttcattaatgtacagtatggtatggtatggtacagtatggtgttgtattgtattgtactgtattaatgaacacaatgtttggatagactgtatcgtttgttgtggtttaataacatttgtattgtttggtttgactgtatggtactgcataataacttataagtttactaaaatacccttaactcttaattagaaattaatttatatatattaataaaactcaggtaaagaataaaataggaattttaaaaaataattagatagtgggtgggggtggtggaggggtgggtggtgtgaggtgggtgattgtgggatgagggtgggggtagtgggtggtaggatGGGTGTGAGTGGTTGTGagggtgggtggtggtgagggataGTGGGTGGCAGGGTGGgcgtgagtggttgtgggggtgggtggtggtgagaGGTAGTAGGTGGAGaggtgaggtgggtggttgtgggatgagggtgggggtgagttgttgtggggtggggttagGCAGGAcagtggtgaggggtagtgggtggtggctGGGGTGGTGGAggtgggtggcagaggagtggggtaatagggggtggggtgggtggtggggtgggggtgagtggcgGGGTTGGGGTGGGGTAAGTGGTAGGGTGgggcaggggtggggtgggggtgagtggtagggtgggctggatggtggagggtggggtctaatagagaaatgaaatacgtaacaaCGGAAAACTACCAAATTGGTGGTTACAAAAATTAGGATTTTTCATGATTATATAATCATGGAATGAACCACATCAtatcacataattttaagaacaatggaaacaaatatggtttcatagaaaaccatacattaatgaaacACGGGAAatcaccatccaaacagggggttagtCATCGAATAACCGAGTGTGTCTAATCCCAACTACAACATTCATTATAAGCTTATCCGCTCCTAACCTTG
Above is a genomic segment from Lycium barbarum isolate Lr01 chromosome 12, ASM1917538v2, whole genome shotgun sequence containing:
- the LOC132621327 gene encoding RNA demethylase ALKBH9B-like, encoding MLDHQGSSKKDPFLLDYNAEELQIAAEFLTNWLPFLSRDLCHSCTHTLSHRIRTLGREPVGDAEQLKQQENFTVLTPELPYSNGCNGNLDNCDKNSLGSWKDCAELNDTTDTNSLGSWKDEADVQEPFDEAFAPRNKSDSYVGGEDRSLGSWKDCADLNDTADTNSLGSWEDGANRQEPFDEALARRNKSDSYVGGDDHSSRPVKEASRSKTFSSSRPAASPSMKMSWADMDQEDDLDAEEISQSSSQLSNWNGVNKEETSIQETKPITNLSREHREHIRFCNVKRKKDFICLERVNGKIVNALDGLELHTGVFSTAEQNRIVKFVEKLEEMEKCGQLKERTCTAPKKWMKGKGRVTIQFCCCYNYATDRKGNPPGILKSETVDPLPDLLKNMIRRLVKWHVLPPDCVPDSCIVNIYEEGDCIPPHIDSHDFVRPFCTVSFLSECNILFGSNLKTVGPGEFAGAFAIPLPMGSVLVLNGNGADVAKHCVPAVPTKRISITFRRMDESRRRIGYVPEEDLLDLRPLSYEADRYHKSRSSEPWHSTRKQLGRREENKETVKISLERNRMPWYMDRNRQGPVDRRRVRVYIDNN